The following are from one region of the uncultured Hyphomonas sp. genome:
- a CDS encoding sugar kinase, with translation MGSELPTVAVIGEAMLELSQDAIGHTFLGYGGDTLNTSVYLARLGVQVEFISALGLDPYSDSLLEDWRTEGVGQTFVLRHEHRLPGLYAIRTDAKGERRFFYWRDQSAMRDFFGMDGHLEALAYAARADWLYLSGITLSLFGPEGREKLGQVAASVRAAGGQVVFDPNYRPLGWKSSAEAANAFQAIASHVTIALPTLDDENMLHGTLSEEDHAKRWMEAGVGLVGLKRGADGVSLYQNNSTPCHIRPEVPLAPVDTTGAGDSFNAAFISALLNGASPSQAAAAGNHLAGRVVMHRGAIMARTEMAGL, from the coding sequence ATGGGGTCAGAACTTCCAACCGTGGCAGTTATCGGCGAAGCCATGCTGGAGCTCTCGCAGGACGCAATCGGTCACACGTTTCTGGGCTATGGCGGAGATACCCTGAACACGTCAGTCTATCTCGCCCGCCTCGGCGTACAGGTCGAATTCATTTCGGCGCTGGGACTGGACCCCTATTCCGACAGTTTGCTCGAGGATTGGCGCACTGAAGGTGTCGGACAGACATTCGTCCTGAGACACGAGCACCGCCTGCCGGGGCTTTATGCCATCCGGACCGACGCAAAAGGCGAGCGGCGCTTCTTCTATTGGCGCGATCAGTCGGCGATGCGCGATTTCTTTGGTATGGACGGCCATCTGGAAGCGCTCGCATACGCAGCGCGGGCGGACTGGCTCTATCTATCCGGCATTACCCTTTCGCTGTTTGGTCCCGAAGGGCGTGAGAAACTCGGCCAGGTTGCCGCATCGGTCCGGGCAGCAGGCGGTCAAGTCGTTTTCGACCCCAACTACAGACCACTCGGATGGAAGAGTAGCGCCGAAGCAGCAAACGCTTTTCAGGCAATTGCCTCGCATGTGACGATCGCACTGCCGACTCTCGACGACGAGAACATGCTCCATGGCACATTGAGCGAAGAGGACCATGCAAAACGCTGGATGGAGGCAGGTGTAGGGCTGGTCGGCCTGAAACGTGGCGCGGACGGGGTCAGCCTATACCAGAACAACTCTACGCCCTGCCACATTCGCCCCGAAGTACCGTTGGCGCCCGTAGACACGACCGGTGCCGGCGACAGTTTCAACGCAGCCTTTATTTCCGCTTTGTTAAATGGCGCCTCTCCCAGTCAGGCCGCCGCAGCTGGCAATCACCTTGCCGGAAGGGTTGTGATGCACAGGGGCGCCATCATGGCTCGTACCGAAATGGCAGGCTTATAA
- a CDS encoding cytochrome C oxidase subunit IV family protein, protein MTTPNTGKINPKDTAAHELRSYATGFVISLVLTLAAFAAVLSDLSPTLKIVIVCLAALLQVTTHLRYFLHLSFSGNQSREDLLLVLFSACLLSIMAGGTIWILSDLHGRMHGSQAPHAAAAEHSHDRASDD, encoded by the coding sequence ATGACCACGCCCAATACAGGAAAGATCAATCCCAAAGACACCGCAGCGCATGAGCTGCGTAGCTATGCGACCGGCTTTGTCATCAGCCTGGTGCTGACGCTGGCGGCCTTCGCCGCTGTGCTTTCAGATCTGTCCCCGACCCTGAAGATCGTCATTGTGTGTCTGGCAGCGCTGCTGCAGGTGACCACACATCTGCGCTATTTCCTGCATTTGAGCTTCTCTGGAAACCAGTCTCGCGAGGATTTGCTGCTGGTTCTCTTTTCTGCCTGCCTTCTGTCGATCATGGCAGGTGGGACGATATGGATCCTGTCGGATCTGCACGGCCGCATGCATGGCAGCCAGGCTCCCCATGCTGCAGCTGCAGAGCATTCCCACGACCGGGCTTCAGACGACTGA
- a CDS encoding thiamine pyrophosphate-dependent enzyme translates to MILKKGMIHMAKTVAHIVVDALEKAGAKRVYGIPGDTINHFTDAIAKSDLRWVSVRHEEAGAFAAGGESYMTGELSVCAGTCGPGSLHFVNGIYESHRNGAPVLLIASDVARTESGFDFPQEVDQKKIYEQHSHFCEYISHPSQARRIVTKAAQAALNKKGVAVVIVNGDMFSEKDDDETDWEVYRPHPVCRPNDQEMTDLAALVDEAKKVSVYAGIGARDAREEIMAFCEKVKAPMVHTTRAKEFLEPNNPYNVGVNGILGNRAGVEALENADLVISIGCDFAYKQYYPEAKKIVQIDIDPTHLGRRSAIHMGLVGDAKTTLAALLPLVGAKSDNDHLEKHQQQWDEDLAGYLYEGKESDPNLIHPQFVANMLNEKAADDAIFVSDVGTSMVWMLRHLKATGKRRFLNSLLHGTMANGFPQAMGAKLAYPDRQVIAMCGDGGLTMLMGDLLTLVQEKIPLKLVVFHNNTLGFVEMEQRVEGLVDHFTGLTNPDFSKLAEACGFAGWHVENSNDLETAMDAWLAAEGPALLDVHVNQMELVMPPKIEVSQVASTALFGMKAVLDGRTKEVVDLLRNNFLR, encoded by the coding sequence GTGATTTTGAAAAAGGGAATGATACATATGGCAAAAACTGTCGCTCACATCGTCGTCGATGCTCTTGAAAAGGCAGGTGCCAAGCGCGTCTACGGTATTCCTGGAGATACCATCAATCACTTCACCGATGCGATCGCCAAATCCGACCTGCGTTGGGTAAGTGTCCGCCATGAAGAGGCAGGCGCTTTCGCCGCGGGTGGTGAATCCTACATGACAGGCGAGTTGTCGGTATGCGCAGGCACGTGCGGCCCCGGTTCCCTTCATTTCGTCAACGGCATCTACGAAAGCCACCGCAACGGTGCACCTGTGCTGTTGATCGCGTCAGACGTTGCGCGCACCGAAAGTGGCTTCGACTTTCCGCAGGAAGTCGATCAGAAGAAGATCTACGAGCAGCATTCGCATTTCTGTGAGTACATCTCACACCCTTCGCAAGCCCGCCGGATTGTAACGAAGGCGGCACAGGCTGCCCTAAACAAGAAGGGCGTGGCAGTTGTCATTGTGAACGGCGACATGTTCTCCGAAAAAGATGACGACGAAACGGACTGGGAAGTCTACCGCCCTCACCCGGTATGCCGGCCAAATGACCAGGAAATGACCGACCTTGCCGCTCTGGTGGATGAGGCCAAGAAGGTCTCGGTCTATGCAGGTATCGGTGCCCGTGACGCCCGCGAAGAAATCATGGCCTTCTGCGAAAAGGTCAAAGCGCCGATGGTCCACACGACGCGCGCGAAGGAATTCCTCGAGCCGAACAATCCGTACAATGTCGGGGTGAATGGCATCCTTGGAAATCGCGCTGGGGTGGAGGCGCTGGAGAATGCAGACCTTGTGATCTCGATCGGCTGCGACTTCGCCTACAAGCAGTATTATCCTGAGGCGAAAAAGATCGTGCAGATCGATATTGATCCCACGCATCTCGGCAGGCGGTCTGCCATCCATATGGGCCTGGTCGGGGATGCAAAGACGACGCTCGCCGCGCTTCTCCCGCTGGTAGGCGCGAAGTCCGATAACGATCATCTGGAAAAGCACCAGCAGCAGTGGGACGAGGATCTGGCGGGCTATCTCTATGAAGGCAAGGAAAGCGATCCAAATCTGATCCATCCGCAATTCGTCGCCAACATGCTTAACGAAAAGGCGGCGGACGATGCGATCTTTGTATCCGATGTCGGCACGTCGATGGTCTGGATGCTGCGTCACCTCAAGGCCACCGGCAAGCGCCGCTTCCTCAACAGCCTTCTCCATGGCACCATGGCGAACGGCTTTCCTCAGGCGATGGGCGCCAAGCTGGCCTATCCCGACCGCCAGGTCATCGCCATGTGCGGCGACGGCGGGCTGACCATGCTGATGGGCGATCTGCTGACGCTGGTGCAGGAGAAGATCCCGCTCAAGCTTGTGGTATTTCACAACAACACGCTGGGTTTCGTCGAGATGGAGCAACGCGTCGAGGGTCTGGTCGACCACTTCACGGGCCTTACCAATCCAGATTTTTCCAAACTGGCTGAAGCCTGCGGATTCGCGGGCTGGCATGTTGAAAACAGCAACGATCTCGAAACGGCAATGGATGCCTGGCTGGCTGCCGAAGGACCAGCTCTGCTTGATGTGCATGTCAACCAGATGGAACTGGTGATGCCGCCAAAGATAGAGGTCTCTCAGGTCGCCTCAACCGCTCTCTTTGGAATGAAAGCCGTTCTCGACGGCAGGACAAAGGAAGTCGTGGATCTTTTGCGGAATAATTTCCTGCGATAG
- a CDS encoding cbb3-type cytochrome c oxidase subunit I has product MSQQTSPIFGRLDWNVTPYTDLMEKVSSSTIVGAGAATVLVVGAIGAVALLTWMRWWKPLFRDWLTSADAKKIGIMYIVLALVMMARGIIEGFVMRAHQATALGTLAAPESGLVAPDHFAQLFSTHGTIMIFFVAMPLLIGLINFVLPQQLGARDMAFPVLNQVSLGMTAAGAGLIMISLLVGQFGTGGWTMYPPYTGIQYSPGEGVDYWLWAIMISGIGSTLTGMNFAVTIFKKRAPGMKLMRMPLFCWTSLCVAIMLIYAMPALTVSSSMLLLDRYAGFHFFTNAAGGNMMNYANIFWMFGHPEVYILVLPAFGVFSEISSTFSGKKLYGYTSLVIASMSISVISFTVWLHHFFTMGSSVPVNIAFGIATMVIGIPTGVKIYDWMATMWRGRIRVTTPIVYLVGFLMLFVIGGLSGIILANPSIDYQVHNSTFLVAHFHNVIIPGVLFGMLAGIHYWFPKAFGFRLNETWGRLTACLFIGGFLCTFMPLYVLGLMGMPRRSPTFQNPEFMPWMYIAAFGGVLMLAALTSLTWTFWTSWRNRERLAVPGGDPWNGGTLEWSSPAPVPEWNFPLIPVVTARDDWGATKRGGDPWRGPDEYVDIEMPANTYFGVVLAGAAFLLGFAMTWHIWWLSILSLFTMAAALFWRGLQVVEPVIVPAEEVERADKAFRERVANLPPVRRAEEETEQNRGVPDITEFAG; this is encoded by the coding sequence ATGAGCCAGCAGACCAGCCCGATCTTCGGCAGGCTCGACTGGAATGTCACGCCGTATACCGATCTCATGGAGAAGGTAAGCAGCAGCACTATCGTGGGTGCCGGGGCGGCCACAGTGCTTGTTGTCGGCGCGATTGGCGCAGTCGCACTCCTTACCTGGATGCGCTGGTGGAAGCCTCTGTTTCGCGACTGGCTGACATCCGCCGACGCCAAAAAGATCGGGATCATGTACATCGTGCTGGCTCTGGTCATGATGGCCCGCGGCATCATCGAGGGCTTCGTGATGCGCGCCCACCAGGCGACGGCGCTGGGCACACTGGCAGCACCGGAAAGCGGGCTCGTTGCGCCTGACCACTTTGCGCAGCTGTTCAGCACGCACGGGACGATCATGATCTTTTTCGTTGCGATGCCGTTGCTGATTGGCCTGATCAATTTCGTACTGCCGCAGCAATTGGGCGCGCGTGATATGGCGTTTCCGGTGCTGAACCAGGTCAGCCTCGGCATGACGGCTGCTGGGGCGGGACTGATCATGATCTCGCTGCTGGTTGGCCAGTTCGGAACCGGAGGGTGGACAATGTACCCGCCCTATACCGGCATTCAATATAGCCCCGGCGAGGGTGTGGATTACTGGCTCTGGGCGATCATGATCTCAGGTATAGGCTCCACGCTCACGGGCATGAATTTCGCGGTCACGATCTTCAAGAAGCGGGCGCCGGGCATGAAACTCATGCGTATGCCGCTGTTCTGCTGGACCTCGCTATGCGTGGCGATCATGCTGATTTACGCCATGCCGGCGCTGACGGTGTCGAGTTCGATGTTGTTGCTGGATCGCTATGCGGGCTTCCACTTCTTCACGAATGCCGCTGGCGGCAACATGATGAATTATGCAAACATCTTCTGGATGTTCGGACATCCGGAAGTCTACATTCTGGTTCTTCCGGCATTCGGCGTGTTCTCCGAAATCTCCTCGACCTTTTCAGGCAAGAAACTCTATGGCTACACCTCGCTGGTGATCGCCAGCATGAGCATCTCGGTGATCAGCTTCACTGTATGGCTGCACCACTTTTTCACGATGGGATCCAGCGTTCCTGTCAATATTGCCTTCGGGATCGCGACGATGGTCATCGGCATCCCGACCGGCGTGAAGATCTATGACTGGATGGCAACGATGTGGCGAGGCCGGATCAGGGTGACCACGCCGATTGTCTATCTCGTTGGCTTCTTAATGCTGTTCGTTATTGGTGGGTTGTCGGGGATCATTCTCGCCAATCCCTCGATTGACTATCAGGTTCACAATTCCACCTTCCTGGTCGCGCACTTCCACAATGTGATCATTCCGGGTGTGCTCTTCGGAATGCTGGCAGGTATCCATTACTGGTTCCCCAAGGCGTTCGGCTTCCGATTGAACGAGACGTGGGGGCGGCTTACAGCCTGTCTGTTCATCGGTGGCTTCCTGTGCACCTTCATGCCGCTCTATGTTCTGGGTCTGATGGGTATGCCGCGGCGGTCGCCCACGTTCCAGAACCCTGAATTCATGCCGTGGATGTATATCGCTGCTTTCGGCGGGGTCCTGATGCTGGCGGCTCTGACGAGTCTGACCTGGACCTTCTGGACGAGCTGGCGCAATCGTGAGCGGCTGGCCGTGCCCGGAGGTGATCCATGGAATGGCGGGACGCTGGAATGGTCGAGCCCGGCGCCTGTGCCCGAATGGAATTTTCCGCTTATTCCCGTCGTGACCGCGCGCGATGACTGGGGCGCCACCAAGCGCGGCGGTGACCCCTGGAGAGGCCCGGATGAATACGTCGATATAGAAATGCCCGCCAACACCTATTTCGGTGTGGTGCTCGCTGGAGCGGCCTTTCTGCTCGGCTTCGCCATGACCTGGCACATCTGGTGGCTGTCTATCTTGAGTTTGTTCACGATGGCCGCAGCACTTTTTTGGCGTGGCCTGCAGGTTGTGGAGCCGGTGATCGTGCCAGCCGAGGAAGTCGAGCGAGCCGACAAGGCGTTCCGCGAAAGGGTCGCCAACCTCCCTCCCGTGCGCCGCGCCGAGGAAGAGACGGAGCAGAACAGAGGCGTTCCTGACATCACGGAGTTTGCGGGATGA
- a CDS encoding TonB-dependent receptor: MRSVCLLLLTCLAAVLPAVAQTLSLRVPDMPLADAINLLAEQTDSVIMAEAADLAGLRAGPLAGRMQVDEALSALLSGTSLRVSQDVNGVWIIRRLQAGKAVPEPPAPVSTGVRPVRLPQPALDLPRTYDTVIVTGTRAGVRAWESLSPVDVLEQRDLAAPVSDDFSDVLANILPSFFVQRRPLSDGAVFVRPYSLRNLSADHTLILVNGKRRHRSAMLNTGGAQSPDLSKIPTNAIQRVEILRDGASAQYGSDAIAGVINIITRDDAEGDGFAQYSQYYEGDGIQKRLGLGGGARGPAGGFRLSLDYSAAAPTSRARQRLDALQYLEDHPDADIADPVQKWGQPEREDFRALVTADRSTGFGQLYALVNASRGQGVSDFNWRSPASPSVYATSAAFGDWSLIDVYPNGFTPQFGQEESDLFATLGLKGVSATGLSYDFSAGFGENRIDYFLYDTINASMGPNSPTQFDAGGLRQQEFNLNADFQVRLPAPPSFAQPIDLAFGLERRLERYTIAASDPASYEIGPGAVDGLTSGSNGFPGYTRDQSKAHDQSNWAAYADAEAHPGDRSQVGLALRFEEFDTFGSRLNGKLSYRRDLLADLAVRATVSTGFKAPTPAQLFSERTSQGVAPDTLDVFTNGRFSPTGPVADILSKRPNADISPLKPETSVNLSSGLVFRPIDGLVASADFYRTEVRDRIFTSENYTLNMTERARLAALGVRGGESITEVAFYQNSFDTRTSGIDLVLNYDRRLAAGDVTLGLSFNYNKTDVLNSDFVDNPSRVDRFERLYPRFSTHVSAGFRRGALSFDTQIRWIGSWADYTNQDADFIQEFGAELFVDTSVSLELNDKLTLRLGAENLFSEYPDEAILEVSKGLIYSRNAPYDTDGGQYYVRLSTGF, encoded by the coding sequence ATGCGATCGGTCTGCCTGCTCCTGCTGACCTGCCTGGCCGCGGTGCTCCCGGCGGTTGCGCAGACTCTTTCCCTGCGCGTGCCGGATATGCCGCTTGCTGACGCGATCAACCTGCTGGCCGAGCAAACGGATTCCGTCATCATGGCGGAAGCAGCAGATCTGGCTGGTCTCAGGGCAGGGCCGCTGGCCGGTCGTATGCAGGTCGATGAGGCGCTGTCGGCCTTGTTGTCCGGCACATCCCTGCGCGTCAGCCAGGATGTTAACGGGGTCTGGATCATACGGCGCCTGCAGGCCGGCAAGGCCGTGCCTGAACCGCCGGCGCCGGTATCCACCGGGGTCCGTCCCGTCCGGCTGCCGCAGCCGGCTTTGGATCTGCCGCGCACTTATGACACGGTCATCGTGACCGGCACGCGAGCGGGCGTGCGGGCCTGGGAGAGCCTTTCGCCAGTTGACGTGTTGGAGCAAAGAGACCTCGCGGCGCCCGTGTCCGATGACTTCTCGGACGTTCTGGCAAACATCCTGCCCAGCTTTTTTGTTCAGCGGCGCCCGCTCAGCGACGGTGCCGTGTTCGTGCGTCCCTACAGCCTACGGAACCTGTCTGCGGACCACACGCTGATTTTGGTCAACGGAAAACGGCGCCATCGCTCAGCCATGCTGAATACAGGCGGGGCACAGTCACCGGATCTTTCGAAGATCCCGACCAATGCCATCCAGCGTGTCGAAATCCTTCGCGACGGGGCCTCGGCACAGTATGGGTCCGATGCAATCGCCGGTGTGATCAACATCATCACCCGCGACGACGCAGAGGGGGACGGTTTTGCGCAGTACAGCCAGTACTATGAAGGGGATGGTATTCAGAAGCGCCTCGGACTGGGCGGCGGAGCGCGCGGACCGGCAGGCGGGTTCCGGCTCAGCCTCGACTATAGCGCTGCCGCACCGACCTCCCGTGCCCGCCAGCGCCTCGATGCCTTGCAATATCTTGAAGACCATCCCGATGCAGACATTGCCGATCCGGTCCAGAAGTGGGGGCAGCCGGAGCGGGAAGATTTCCGGGCTCTTGTGACGGCAGATCGGAGCACCGGTTTCGGCCAGCTCTACGCACTCGTCAATGCCAGTCGGGGGCAGGGCGTGAGTGACTTCAACTGGCGCAGCCCTGCCTCGCCCAGCGTCTATGCCACCAGCGCTGCATTTGGCGATTGGTCGCTTATCGATGTCTATCCCAATGGGTTTACACCGCAGTTTGGGCAGGAGGAGAGCGATCTCTTCGCGACGCTCGGCCTGAAAGGGGTATCTGCGACCGGACTGTCCTATGATTTCAGCGCCGGGTTCGGCGAGAACCGGATCGACTACTTTCTCTATGACACGATAAACGCTTCTATGGGGCCTAACAGTCCGACGCAATTCGACGCGGGTGGCTTGCGGCAGCAGGAGTTCAATCTGAATGCGGATTTCCAAGTCCGGCTCCCTGCGCCCCCTTCCTTTGCTCAGCCGATTGATCTCGCCTTCGGTCTGGAACGCAGGCTGGAACGTTACACCATCGCGGCAAGTGATCCGGCCTCTTATGAAATCGGCCCCGGTGCGGTGGATGGTCTGACCTCCGGATCGAACGGGTTTCCGGGGTATACGCGGGATCAGTCGAAGGCCCATGACCAGTCCAACTGGGCCGCTTATGCCGATGCGGAAGCTCATCCCGGTGACCGTAGCCAGGTCGGTCTTGCGCTGCGTTTTGAGGAGTTTGATACATTCGGCAGCCGCCTGAACGGCAAGCTGTCCTATCGCCGGGATTTGTTAGCGGACCTTGCCGTCCGCGCCACGGTTTCGACAGGGTTCAAGGCGCCGACGCCGGCACAATTGTTTTCAGAGCGAACGTCGCAAGGCGTCGCCCCCGATACGCTGGACGTCTTCACCAATGGCCGCTTCAGCCCCACTGGCCCGGTGGCGGACATCCTCAGCAAACGGCCGAACGCTGACATTTCCCCACTGAAGCCAGAAACTTCCGTCAATCTGTCTTCGGGGCTGGTCTTCCGTCCGATAGACGGCCTGGTCGCCAGCGCGGACTTTTACAGAACTGAAGTCCGTGACCGGATCTTTACTTCGGAAAACTACACGCTCAATATGACTGAACGTGCGCGCCTGGCGGCATTGGGTGTGCGGGGCGGGGAAAGCATAACGGAAGTTGCATTCTACCAGAACAGTTTCGACACGCGGACGTCTGGCATTGATCTGGTCTTGAATTATGACCGGCGCCTGGCCGCTGGCGACGTGACCTTGGGCCTGTCTTTCAATTACAACAAAACAGACGTGCTGAATTCCGACTTTGTCGACAACCCATCCCGGGTCGACCGGTTTGAACGGCTCTATCCCCGTTTCTCGACCCATGTGTCTGCGGGCTTCCGGCGAGGCGCTTTGTCTTTCGATACGCAAATCAGATGGATCGGCTCCTGGGCGGATTATACCAATCAGGACGCCGATTTCATCCAGGAATTCGGCGCGGAACTCTTCGTTGATACGAGCGTATCATTAGAGCTCAACGATAAGCTGACCCTGCGCCTGGGCGCTGAAAACCTGTTCAGCGAATATCCGGACGAAGCCATTCTGGAAGTTAGCAAGGGGCTGATATATTCCCGCAATGCGCCCTACGACACCGATGGCGGCCAGTACTACGTGCGCCTCAGCACGGGCTTCTGA
- a CDS encoding cytochrome c oxidase subunit 3, producing the protein MSKAENGLYPGLNLGGGESEASKQAETNVFGFWVFLMSDLILFGIMFATYAAYLNPVGLAGGPGPHDLFDISSVAIQTGLLLLGGVAYGGVSLALKYEGEANKVILWLVISALLGAGFVFFEIRDFIDQAHQGGIPQASGWLSSYWTLVGLHGLHVSIGILWIASMITQIKIRGLDDTVKIRLSMLGVFWHFLDLIWVGIFSFVFLVPLT; encoded by the coding sequence ATGAGCAAGGCAGAAAACGGCCTCTATCCTGGCCTGAACCTTGGAGGCGGCGAAAGTGAAGCCAGTAAGCAGGCGGAGACCAATGTCTTCGGCTTCTGGGTCTTCCTGATGAGCGACCTCATTCTCTTCGGCATAATGTTTGCCACTTACGCCGCCTATCTGAACCCCGTGGGACTCGCTGGAGGGCCGGGGCCACATGACCTGTTCGATATCAGCAGCGTCGCGATACAGACTGGCCTGCTCCTGCTTGGCGGGGTCGCCTATGGAGGTGTGTCTCTGGCGCTGAAGTACGAAGGTGAAGCCAACAAGGTCATCCTCTGGCTCGTGATCAGCGCGCTGCTCGGGGCGGGATTCGTCTTTTTCGAGATCAGAGACTTCATCGACCAGGCGCATCAGGGCGGCATTCCCCAGGCGAGCGGCTGGCTCAGTTCCTACTGGACGCTGGTGGGGCTCCACGGCTTGCATGTGAGCATCGGCATCCTCTGGATCGCCTCGATGATCACGCAGATCAAGATCCGGGGTCTGGATGACACTGTGAAGATTCGTCTGTCCATGCTGGGGGTCTTCTGGCACTTCCTCGACCTTATCTGGGTCGGTATCTTTTCCTTCGTCTTTTTGGTGCCGCTCACATGA